A genome region from Paradevosia shaoguanensis includes the following:
- the queA gene encoding tRNA preQ1(34) S-adenosylmethionine ribosyltransferase-isomerase QueA, with product MRVDDFDFDLPNELIALHPAEPRDSARMLVVKPGDVLADRVVTDLLEILQAGDVLVVNDTKVLPADLRGTRVRGENRSSVSFNLHKRVDARTWKAFARPAKRLAEGDRLELGNGEQEPLFATLTGKGDSGEVTLSFDLAGAELDEAIKSHGAMPLPPYIGAKREVEERDKSDYQTVYARHDGAVAAPTAGLHFTDGLLQRLADKGVGFERVTLHVGAGTFLPVKVEDTKDHKMHAEWGVIDEGTVERILAARERGGRVVAVGTTSLRLLESAARESGKLAVFSGDTDIFITPGYRFNVVDVLMTNFHLPRSTLFMLVSAFAGFETMHEAYRYAIEHGYRFYSYGDSSLLFRDEAGATQS from the coding sequence ATGCGCGTAGACGATTTCGACTTCGATCTCCCCAACGAGCTGATCGCCCTGCATCCGGCCGAGCCGCGCGATTCCGCGCGCATGCTGGTGGTGAAACCGGGCGACGTGCTTGCCGATCGGGTCGTGACGGACCTGCTGGAGATATTGCAGGCGGGCGACGTGCTGGTGGTCAACGATACCAAAGTGCTGCCGGCGGATCTGCGGGGGACGCGGGTGCGGGGGGAGAACCGATCGTCGGTGTCGTTCAACCTCCACAAGCGCGTGGACGCGCGAACGTGGAAGGCCTTTGCGCGCCCGGCCAAGCGACTGGCCGAAGGAGATCGGCTGGAGCTGGGCAATGGCGAGCAGGAACCGCTGTTCGCGACGCTGACGGGCAAGGGGGATTCGGGCGAGGTGACGCTGTCGTTCGATCTTGCCGGCGCTGAGCTCGACGAGGCGATCAAGTCGCACGGGGCCATGCCGCTGCCGCCCTATATCGGGGCCAAGCGCGAGGTCGAGGAGCGGGACAAGTCGGACTACCAGACCGTCTATGCCCGCCACGATGGTGCGGTGGCGGCGCCGACGGCGGGGCTGCATTTTACAGATGGCTTGTTGCAGCGGCTGGCCGACAAGGGCGTCGGCTTCGAGCGGGTGACGCTGCATGTGGGGGCAGGGACCTTCCTGCCGGTCAAGGTCGAGGACACCAAGGACCACAAGATGCATGCCGAATGGGGCGTGATCGACGAGGGGACTGTGGAGCGGATCCTGGCGGCTCGGGAGCGCGGCGGGCGCGTGGTGGCGGTCGGGACGACGAGCCTGCGGCTGCTCGAGAGCGCGGCGCGGGAAAGCGGCAAACTGGCGGTGTTCTCGGGGGACACGGATATCTTCATCACCCCGGGCTACCGCTTCAACGTGGTGGACGTGCTGATGACCAATTTCCACCTGCCGCGGTCGACGCTCTTCATGCTGGTGAGCGCGTTTGCCGGCTTCGAGACGATGCATGAGGCTTATCGGTACGCGATCGAGCACGGCTATCGGTTCTATTCCTATGGCGATTCCTCGCTGCTGTTCCGCGATGAGGCGGGCGCGACGCAATCGTGA
- the tgt gene encoding tRNA guanosine(34) transglycosylase Tgt, translated as MKQVSFSLLATDGNARRGRIDTPRGDIQTPAFMPVGTAGTVKAMYPEQVRETGADILLGNTYHLMLRPGAERVASLGGLHTFMDWERPILTDSGGFQVMSLAKLRKLDEKGVTFRSHIDGSAHSLTPERSIEIQTLLDSDIIMQLDECISLPNETREMERAMELSLRWADRSKTAFNGQNNRALFGIVQGGDDLRLRAKSAAGLQSIGFDGYAVGGLAVGEPQAVMFEVLSGVCPLLPEDRPRYLMGVGKPDDILGGIERGIDMFDCVHPTRAGRHGHIYTRFGVINMKNARHKDDGRPVDEQSPNRNCRRFSRAYLHHLVKTEEILGAMILSQINLAYYQELTAGARAAIEAGSFSDFVETTRAGWAAGDLPPL; from the coding sequence ATGAAGCAGGTCTCCTTTTCTCTCCTCGCCACCGACGGAAATGCCCGGCGCGGGCGCATCGACACCCCGCGCGGCGATATCCAGACGCCGGCGTTCATGCCCGTGGGCACGGCCGGAACGGTCAAGGCGATGTATCCCGAGCAGGTGCGCGAAACCGGCGCGGACATCCTCCTGGGCAATACCTATCACCTGATGCTGCGGCCGGGCGCGGAGCGCGTAGCCTCGCTGGGCGGGCTCCACACGTTCATGGATTGGGAGCGGCCGATCCTCACCGATAGCGGCGGCTTCCAGGTGATGTCGCTGGCCAAGCTGCGCAAGCTCGACGAGAAGGGCGTGACGTTCCGCTCGCATATCGACGGCTCGGCGCATTCGCTGACGCCGGAGCGCTCGATCGAGATCCAGACGCTGCTCGACAGCGACATCATCATGCAGCTCGACGAGTGCATTTCGCTGCCCAACGAGACGCGCGAGATGGAGCGCGCCATGGAGCTGTCGCTGCGCTGGGCGGATCGCTCCAAGACTGCGTTCAACGGGCAGAACAACCGGGCGCTGTTCGGCATCGTGCAGGGCGGCGACGATCTGCGGCTGCGGGCCAAGTCGGCGGCCGGATTGCAATCGATCGGGTTCGACGGCTACGCGGTCGGCGGGCTGGCCGTGGGTGAGCCGCAGGCAGTGATGTTCGAGGTGCTTTCGGGTGTCTGCCCGCTGCTGCCGGAAGACCGGCCGCGCTACCTCATGGGCGTGGGCAAGCCGGACGATATCCTGGGCGGCATCGAGCGCGGAATCGACATGTTCGACTGCGTGCATCCGACCCGGGCGGGGCGCCACGGGCACATCTATACGCGGTTCGGCGTCATCAACATGAAGAACGCCCGGCATAAGGATGATGGCCGGCCGGTGGACGAGCAATCGCCCAATCGCAATTGCCGGCGGTTCTCACGGGCTTACCTGCATCACCTTGTTAAGACCGAAGAAATATTGGGCGCGATGATCCTTTCGCAGATCAACCTGGCCTATTATCAAGAACTGACTGCCGGTGCCCGGGCCGCTATCGAAGCCGGGAGCTTTTCCGATTTCGTGGAGACCACGCGTGCCGGCTGGGCCGCAGGCGATCTCCCACCGCTCTAA
- the map gene encoding type I methionyl aminopeptidase, producing MIVKTEDELDKLKAIGRICAQSLEAMAAALRPGITTQELDEIGAKVLADAGARSAPQVAYDFPGATCISVNEEVAHGIPGPRVIQPGDLVNLDVSAEKDGLFADMGASYAVAPVTKAIENLCRDGRKAMWTGIRAVQPGAPLADIGNAIGQFAAKNRYTLIRNLASHGIGYSLHDEPCEIPTWPDRSERRKISDGLVFTVEPFLSLGGRNAVEKDPNDEWTLVSEPRALTVQYEHTIVATKRGPIIVTLPG from the coding sequence ATGATCGTCAAAACCGAAGACGAACTCGACAAGCTCAAGGCGATCGGGCGCATCTGCGCCCAGTCGCTCGAAGCAATGGCCGCGGCGCTGCGGCCGGGCATCACCACCCAGGAACTCGACGAGATCGGGGCGAAGGTGCTGGCCGATGCCGGCGCTCGCTCGGCGCCGCAGGTGGCCTATGATTTTCCGGGTGCGACCTGCATCAGCGTCAACGAGGAAGTGGCCCATGGCATTCCCGGGCCGCGCGTGATCCAGCCGGGCGACCTGGTCAATCTCGACGTTTCGGCGGAGAAGGACGGGCTGTTTGCGGATATGGGCGCCTCCTATGCGGTGGCGCCGGTGACCAAGGCCATCGAGAACCTCTGCCGGGACGGGCGCAAGGCGATGTGGACGGGTATCCGCGCCGTGCAGCCGGGCGCGCCGCTGGCCGATATCGGCAACGCCATCGGGCAGTTCGCGGCCAAGAACCGCTATACGCTGATCCGGAACCTTGCCAGCCACGGCATCGGCTACAGCCTGCACGACGAGCCGTGCGAGATCCCGACCTGGCCGGATCGCTCGGAGCGGCGCAAGATCAGCGATGGGCTGGTGTTCACCGTGGAGCCGTTCCTGTCGCTGGGCGGGCGCAACGCGGTAGAGAAGGATCCGAACGACGAGTGGACGCTGGTGAGCGAGCCGCGGGCGCTGACGGTGCAGTACGAGCACACGATCGTCGCGACCAAGCGTGGGCCGATCATCGTTACGCTACCGGGCTGA
- a CDS encoding exopolysaccharide biosynthesis protein: MSEEASTPVSPIERYMARMVAALQRLARSDDPNLTFSRLIDVMGRGSHRLLILVFTLLNMVPGPPGFGGTIAWTTLGIALAMIMRWPIRLPALIGDRGLPLNLLLKLSERVAVAARYAARFSRPRLRWLTGAAATIPYGVFVIVVSLVMTIPIPFINAIPNVGLCVLSFSMLNRDGLGAIVGVAISLLGLGIAAAAIFGAYELGMAALGIVT; the protein is encoded by the coding sequence GTGAGCGAAGAGGCTTCGACGCCGGTGAGCCCCATCGAGCGCTACATGGCGCGGATGGTGGCGGCCTTGCAGCGGCTGGCGCGGAGCGATGATCCGAACCTGACATTTTCGCGGCTCATCGACGTGATGGGGCGCGGATCGCACCGGTTGCTGATCCTGGTATTCACGCTGCTCAACATGGTGCCCGGGCCGCCCGGCTTCGGCGGCACCATTGCCTGGACGACGCTGGGGATTGCGCTGGCGATGATCATGCGCTGGCCGATCCGGCTGCCCGCGCTGATCGGCGATCGCGGACTGCCGCTCAACCTGCTGCTCAAGCTAAGCGAGCGCGTGGCCGTGGCGGCGCGGTATGCGGCGCGTTTCTCGCGGCCGCGGCTCAGGTGGCTGACGGGCGCGGCGGCGACGATACCCTATGGGGTGTTCGTGATCGTGGTGAGCCTCGTGATGACCATTCCCATTCCGTTCATCAATGCCATCCCGAATGTCGGACTGTGCGTGCTGAGCTTCTCGATGCTGAACCGGGATGGCCTGGGGGCAATCGTGGGGGTGGCGATCAGCCTTCTGGGGCTTGGGATCGCGGCGGCGGCGATTTTCGGGGCCTATGAACTGGGCATGGCGGCCCTGGGGATAGTGACGTGA
- the pgi gene encoding glucose-6-phosphate isomerase, translating to MAKSGRKAAFAALETHKKRLNKTPMRELFAADPSRFGKFSAKAGDILLDYSKNRIDAEVMAALFDFARQVDVEGRRDAMWGGEHINITEDRAVEHMALRYQGGKPVNVDGKDVMPDVRDVLARMRVFSDQVRDGTIRGATGEQFTDVINIGIGGSDLGPAMVTLALAPYTRQDLRVHYVSNVDGAHIHDTLKGLDPKRTMFIVASKTFTTDETMTNANTARKWIAEGVGEAGIADHFAALSTNLPACDAFGIKQDRIFGFWDWVGGRYSVWSAIGLPIAIAVGFENFEKFLKGAAAMDAHFLSTPLEENLPVIMGLIGVWYRNVWDFSTQAVLPYDQRLSRFAAYLQQQDMESNGKSVTLGGKSVDWSTGPIVWGEPGTNGQHAFYQLIHQGTDVIPCDFLIAANPQENLPPHHAKLVANVLAQSEALMLGKTEDEVVAELKAQGLDKARIKELTPHKVFPGNRPSNTIMYSQLTPETLGSLIALYEHKVFVQGTIWNVNSYDQWGVELGKQLAKALLPKVEGTASSEGHDSSTRGLLAYFHELKKQ from the coding sequence ATGGCCAAGTCTGGACGCAAGGCGGCCTTTGCCGCGCTGGAAACGCACAAGAAGCGCCTCAACAAGACGCCGATGCGGGAGCTGTTCGCGGCCGACCCGTCGCGTTTCGGCAAGTTCTCGGCCAAGGCCGGCGACATCCTGCTCGACTATTCCAAGAACCGGATCGACGCCGAGGTGATGGCCGCGCTCTTCGATTTCGCGCGACAGGTGGATGTCGAGGGGCGGCGCGACGCCATGTGGGGCGGCGAGCACATCAACATCACGGAAGACCGTGCCGTCGAGCACATGGCGCTGCGCTACCAGGGCGGCAAGCCGGTGAATGTGGACGGCAAAGACGTGATGCCGGACGTGCGCGACGTGCTGGCGCGCATGCGGGTGTTCTCGGACCAGGTGCGCGACGGCACCATCCGCGGGGCGACCGGCGAGCAGTTCACCGACGTCATCAACATCGGCATCGGCGGCTCGGACCTCGGGCCGGCCATGGTAACGCTGGCGTTGGCGCCCTACACGCGCCAGGACCTGCGGGTGCACTACGTCTCCAATGTCGACGGGGCGCATATCCACGATACGCTCAAGGGGCTCGACCCGAAGCGGACGATGTTCATCGTCGCCTCCAAGACCTTTACGACCGACGAGACCATGACCAACGCCAATACGGCGCGGAAGTGGATCGCCGAGGGCGTAGGCGAGGCCGGCATCGCCGACCATTTCGCGGCGCTTTCGACCAACCTGCCGGCCTGCGATGCCTTCGGCATCAAGCAGGACCGCATCTTCGGGTTCTGGGACTGGGTCGGCGGGCGCTATTCGGTGTGGTCGGCCATTGGGCTGCCGATCGCGATTGCGGTGGGCTTCGAGAATTTCGAGAAGTTCCTCAAGGGCGCGGCAGCGATGGACGCGCATTTCCTCTCGACCCCGCTCGAGGAGAACCTGCCGGTCATCATGGGGCTGATCGGGGTCTGGTATCGCAATGTCTGGGATTTCTCGACCCAGGCCGTGCTGCCCTACGACCAGCGCCTGTCGCGCTTTGCGGCCTATCTGCAGCAGCAGGACATGGAGAGCAACGGCAAGTCGGTGACGCTGGGCGGCAAGAGCGTCGACTGGTCGACGGGGCCGATCGTCTGGGGCGAGCCGGGCACCAATGGACAGCATGCATTCTACCAGCTGATCCACCAGGGCACGGACGTCATTCCGTGCGATTTCCTCATCGCGGCCAATCCGCAGGAGAACCTGCCGCCGCATCACGCCAAGCTCGTGGCGAACGTGCTGGCGCAATCGGAGGCGCTGATGCTCGGCAAGACCGAGGACGAGGTGGTGGCCGAACTCAAGGCGCAGGGGCTCGACAAGGCGCGGATCAAGGAATTGACGCCGCACAAGGTGTTTCCGGGCAACCGGCCGTCGAATACGATCATGTATTCGCAGCTGACCCCGGAGACGCTGGGCTCGCTCATCGCGCTCTACGAGCACAAGGTGTTCGTGCAGGGTACGATCTGGAACGTGAACTCCTACGACCAGTGGGGCGTTGAGCTGGGCAAGCAACTGGCCAAGGCGCTGCTGCCCAAGGTCGAGGGCACGGCATCATCCGAAGGGCACGACAGCTCGACCCGCGGGCTGCTGGCCTATTTCCACGAACTGAAGAAGCAATGA